The proteins below come from a single Aquarana catesbeiana isolate 2022-GZ linkage group LG12, ASM4218655v1, whole genome shotgun sequence genomic window:
- the DCAF7 gene encoding DDB1- and CUL4-associated factor 7 isoform X2 translates to MSLHGKRKEIYKYEAPWTVYAMNWSVRPDKRFRLALGSFVEEYNNKVQLVGLDEESSEFICRNTFDHPYPTTKLMWIPDTKGVYPDLLATSGDYLRVWRVGETETRLECLLNNNKNSDFCAPLTSFDWNEVDPNLLGTSSIDTTCTIWGLETGQVLGRVNLVSGHVKTQLIAHDKEVYDIAFSRAGGGRDMFASVGADGSVRMFDLRHLEHSTIIYEDPQHHPLLRLCWNKQDPNYLATMAMDGMEVVILDVRVPCTPVARLNNHRACVNGIAWAPHSSCHICTAADDHQALIWDIQQMPRAIEDPILAYTAEGEINNVQWASTQPDWIAICYNNCLEILRV, encoded by the exons ATGTCCCTGCACGGAAAACGGAAGGAGATCTACAAGTACGAGGCGCCATGGACCGTGTACGCCATGAATTGGAGTGTGAGGCCGGACAAAAGGTTCCGGTTGGCTCTGGGCAGTTTTGTGGAGGAATACAATAATAAG GTTCAGCTGGTTGGTCTGGATGAGGAAAGCTCCGAGTTTATCTGCAGGAACACTTTTGATCACCCATATCCCACAACAAAGCTGATGTGGATTCCTGACACCAAAGGGGTGTACCCAGACTTACTAGCAACAAGCGGGGACTATCTTCGTGTCTGGAGG GTTGGTGAGACAGAGACCCGTCTAGAGTGTCTTCTGAATAATAACAAAAACtctgacttctgtgctcccctcaCCTCCTTTGATTGGAATGAAGTAGATCCTAACTTACTGG GAACTTCCAGCATTGACACAACTTGCACCATCTGGGGTCTGGAGACAGGTCAGGTACTGGGAAGGGTCAACTTGGTGTCTGGTCACGTGAAAACGCAATTAATTGCTCATGACAAAGAG GTGTACGACATTGCATTTAGCCGAGCTGGAGGGGGCCGAGATATGTTTGCTTCTGTAGGAGCCGATGGTTCTGTAAGAATGTTTGATTTGCGTCACCTGGAGCACAGCACCATTATTTATGAAGACCCTCAACACCACCCTCTGCTCAGACTGTGCTGGAACAAGCAAGACCCCAACTACCTTGCAACCATGGCTATGGATGGGATGGAG GTAGTGATTCTGGATGTACGAGTGCCCTGTACACCTGTGGCCAGGCTGAATAACCATCGCGCTTGTGTGAACGGCATTGCCTGGGCCCCACACTCCTCCTGTCACATCTGTACAGCTG CGGACGATCACCAGGCTCTGATCTGGGACATCCAGCAAATGCCAAGGGCTATTGAAGATCCTATCCTAGCCTACACTGCAGAGGGGGAAATCAACAACGTCCAGTGGGCAAGCACCCAGCCTGATTGGATCGCCATCTGTTACAACAACTGCTTAGAAATCCTCAGAGtctga
- the DCAF7 gene encoding DDB1- and CUL4-associated factor 7 isoform X1: MSLHGKRKEIYKYEAPWTVYAMNWSVRPDKRFRLALGSFVEEYNNKVQLVGLDEESSEFICRNTFDHPYPTTKLMWIPDTKGVYPDLLATSGDYLRVWRVGETETRLECLLNNNKNSDFCAPLTSFDWNEVDPNLLGTSSIDTTCTIWGLETGQVLGRVNLVSGHVKTQLIAHDKEVYDIAFSRAGGGRDMFASVGADGSVRMFDLRHLEHSTIIYEDPQHHPLLRLCWNKQDPNYLATMAMDGMEVVILDVRVPCTPVARLNNHRACVNGIAWAPHSSCHICTAVADDHQALIWDIQQMPRAIEDPILAYTAEGEINNVQWASTQPDWIAICYNNCLEILRV; the protein is encoded by the exons ATGTCCCTGCACGGAAAACGGAAGGAGATCTACAAGTACGAGGCGCCATGGACCGTGTACGCCATGAATTGGAGTGTGAGGCCGGACAAAAGGTTCCGGTTGGCTCTGGGCAGTTTTGTGGAGGAATACAATAATAAG GTTCAGCTGGTTGGTCTGGATGAGGAAAGCTCCGAGTTTATCTGCAGGAACACTTTTGATCACCCATATCCCACAACAAAGCTGATGTGGATTCCTGACACCAAAGGGGTGTACCCAGACTTACTAGCAACAAGCGGGGACTATCTTCGTGTCTGGAGG GTTGGTGAGACAGAGACCCGTCTAGAGTGTCTTCTGAATAATAACAAAAACtctgacttctgtgctcccctcaCCTCCTTTGATTGGAATGAAGTAGATCCTAACTTACTGG GAACTTCCAGCATTGACACAACTTGCACCATCTGGGGTCTGGAGACAGGTCAGGTACTGGGAAGGGTCAACTTGGTGTCTGGTCACGTGAAAACGCAATTAATTGCTCATGACAAAGAG GTGTACGACATTGCATTTAGCCGAGCTGGAGGGGGCCGAGATATGTTTGCTTCTGTAGGAGCCGATGGTTCTGTAAGAATGTTTGATTTGCGTCACCTGGAGCACAGCACCATTATTTATGAAGACCCTCAACACCACCCTCTGCTCAGACTGTGCTGGAACAAGCAAGACCCCAACTACCTTGCAACCATGGCTATGGATGGGATGGAG GTAGTGATTCTGGATGTACGAGTGCCCTGTACACCTGTGGCCAGGCTGAATAACCATCGCGCTTGTGTGAACGGCATTGCCTGGGCCCCACACTCCTCCTGTCACATCTGTACAGC TGTAGCGGACGATCACCAGGCTCTGATCTGGGACATCCAGCAAATGCCAAGGGCTATTGAAGATCCTATCCTAGCCTACACTGCAGAGGGGGAAATCAACAACGTCCAGTGGGCAAGCACCCAGCCTGATTGGATCGCCATCTGTTACAACAACTGCTTAGAAATCCTCAGAGtctga